The Saxibacter everestensis genome has a window encoding:
- the treY gene encoding malto-oligosyltrehalose synthase, giving the protein MKIPKSTYRIQVRPSFDLHEVSRQVDYLGSLGADWVYLSPLLAAEPDSDHGYDVIDHSRIDASRGGAEGLAAAAKAAHDAGLGVLIDIVPNHVGTATPALSVWWWDLLLHGRESRYAEAFDVDWDFGNGKVRIPVLGDDDIPQPGESPQAGDRLGGELAKLTVETGDDGTPVLRYYDNRFPIAPGTLPADGTEIDPIAVHARQNYELMNWRRADAELNFRRFFGVNTLAGIRVEVPWVFDESHQEIVRWFDEGLADGLRVDHPDGLLDPKHYLDQLAEATGGTYVLVEKILESGEALPQGWATAGTTGYDALADIDRVLVDGKGQQTLDELDARLCGGEREPWKELIHGTKRAIADGLLRSEVLRLARLAPDVDDAADAIAELIANFPVYRSYLPDGAQHLEESVEESLRRRPELEGVITALVPRLGNPEDPLAQRFQQTSGMVMAKGVEDTAFYRFTRLTSLTEVGGDPSEFAITPDEFHRRQWEREQQAPTAMTTLSTHDTKRGEDVRARIDVLAELPEEWAGLLAEVSGLSPLPDGPLSNLIWQAVVGAWPISRDRLHAYAEKAAREAGNSTMWTAPDAKFEGALHALVDACFDNQKLNSILTEFVHRIEPFGWSNSLSAKLIQLTTPGVPDVYQGSELWETSLVDPDNRRVVDFEARRALLAEIDAGKRPVIDETGAAKLLVVSRALRLKRDRSELFSGYRALDAEGPAREHFIGFDRGGALTLATRLPVGLTGRASIPGGVGNTGSWGTTSVTLPSGTFIDTLTGRTFAGQARLADVFAEYPVALLAPEGF; this is encoded by the coding sequence ATGAAGATTCCCAAGTCCACCTACCGCATCCAGGTGCGCCCGTCGTTCGACCTGCATGAGGTGAGCCGGCAGGTGGACTACCTTGGCAGCCTCGGCGCGGACTGGGTTTACCTCTCCCCTCTGCTGGCGGCCGAGCCAGATTCCGATCACGGCTACGACGTCATCGATCACTCCCGGATCGATGCCAGCCGGGGAGGGGCGGAAGGCCTGGCCGCGGCGGCCAAAGCCGCACACGACGCCGGGCTCGGCGTGCTGATCGACATAGTGCCCAACCACGTCGGCACGGCCACGCCCGCGCTGAGCGTCTGGTGGTGGGATCTGCTGCTGCACGGCCGGGAATCGCGGTATGCGGAGGCATTCGACGTCGACTGGGATTTCGGCAACGGCAAGGTCCGGATCCCGGTGCTCGGCGATGACGACATCCCTCAGCCGGGCGAAAGCCCTCAGGCGGGCGACCGTCTCGGTGGTGAGCTGGCGAAGCTGACCGTCGAAACCGGCGATGACGGCACGCCAGTCCTGCGCTACTACGACAATCGTTTCCCGATCGCCCCCGGAACACTGCCCGCAGACGGCACCGAGATCGATCCGATCGCAGTGCATGCCAGGCAGAACTACGAGCTGATGAACTGGCGGCGCGCGGACGCCGAGCTCAACTTTCGGCGTTTCTTCGGCGTCAACACCCTTGCCGGCATCCGGGTAGAAGTCCCCTGGGTCTTCGACGAGTCCCACCAGGAGATCGTGCGCTGGTTCGACGAGGGTCTTGCTGACGGCCTGCGCGTCGATCACCCCGACGGTTTGCTGGATCCAAAGCACTACCTGGACCAGTTGGCCGAGGCAACCGGTGGAACCTATGTTCTGGTGGAAAAGATCCTGGAATCCGGCGAGGCTCTGCCGCAGGGTTGGGCAACGGCCGGAACCACCGGCTACGACGCGCTGGCAGATATCGACCGGGTGCTGGTCGACGGCAAGGGCCAGCAGACGCTCGACGAGCTTGACGCCCGGCTGTGCGGCGGCGAACGTGAGCCGTGGAAAGAACTCATCCACGGCACGAAGCGGGCTATCGCGGATGGACTACTTCGTTCCGAGGTGCTTCGACTCGCTCGGCTCGCGCCGGATGTCGATGACGCTGCTGACGCGATCGCCGAGCTGATTGCGAACTTCCCGGTCTACCGCAGCTACCTTCCGGACGGTGCGCAGCACCTGGAAGAGTCAGTCGAGGAATCACTCCGCCGCCGTCCCGAGCTGGAAGGTGTGATCACGGCTCTGGTCCCGCGGCTCGGCAACCCGGAAGACCCATTGGCGCAGCGGTTCCAGCAAACATCCGGAATGGTGATGGCCAAGGGCGTCGAGGACACGGCGTTCTATCGGTTCACTCGGCTGACCTCGCTGACCGAGGTGGGCGGCGATCCGAGCGAATTCGCGATCACCCCCGATGAGTTCCACCGGCGGCAATGGGAACGCGAGCAGCAGGCGCCGACAGCGATGACGACGCTTTCCACCCATGACACCAAGCGCGGCGAAGACGTACGCGCCCGGATCGACGTGCTCGCCGAACTGCCTGAGGAATGGGCCGGCCTGCTTGCGGAGGTCTCGGGGCTCTCCCCGCTCCCGGACGGGCCGCTCTCGAACCTGATCTGGCAGGCAGTCGTTGGCGCCTGGCCGATCAGCCGGGATCGCTTGCACGCGTACGCTGAAAAGGCTGCACGCGAAGCAGGAAACTCAACTATGTGGACGGCACCGGACGCGAAGTTCGAGGGCGCACTGCATGCCCTGGTCGACGCCTGTTTCGACAACCAGAAACTGAACAGCATCCTCACTGAGTTCGTGCACCGGATCGAGCCGTTCGGCTGGTCCAATTCGCTGAGCGCAAAGCTGATTCAGCTCACCACGCCCGGTGTTCCCGACGTGTACCAGGGAAGCGAGCTGTGGGAAACATCGCTGGTCGATCCGGACAATCGCCGCGTCGTCGACTTCGAGGCACGGCGAGCCCTGCTGGCCGAGATCGATGCGGGCAAACGCCCGGTAATCGACGAGACCGGGGCGGCGAAGCTTCTCGTTGTCTCGCGGGCATTGCGACTGAAACGAGACCGTTCGGAGCTGTTCTCCGGCTACCGCGCACTGGATGCCGAGGGCCCGGCGCGCGAGCATTTCATCGGATTCGACCGCGGCGGAGCGCTCACGCTGGCGACGAGGCTGCCGGTCGGACTCACCGGGCGGGCCAGCATCCCTGGCGGGGTGGGCAACACCGGGAGCTGGGGCACCACAAGCGTCACTCTGCCATCAGGCACCTTCATCGACACGCTCACCGGTCGCACGTTCGCCGGTCAGGCCAGGCTTGCCGATGTATTCGCCGAGTACCCGGTCGCCCTGCTGGCACCGGAAGGCTTCTAG
- the glgX gene encoding glycogen debranching protein GlgX, whose translation MQVWPGTPYPLGATYDGSGTNFTLFSEAAESVELCLFDEDGTETRIPVTESDAYVWHCYLPQVEPGQRYGYRIHGPYDPKQGQRCNPNKLLLDPYAKAVAGDIDWDQAMYSYEFGSPETRNDADSAKHMMHGVVINPYFDWQGDRAPKTPYYQSVIYEAHVKGLTAQHPEVPEEQRGTYAGVAHPAIISHLQRLGITAIELMPVHQFVQDDTLLQKGLSNYWGYNTIGFFAPHNKYAATGNAGQQVQEFKSMVRALHNAGIEVILDVVYNHTAEGNHLGPTMSFRGIDNAHYYRLVDDDPEHYMDYTGTGNTLNVRQPHSLQLLMDSLRYWVLEMHVDGFRFDLASALAREFYDVDRLSTFFELVQQDPVVSQVKLIAEPWDVGPGGYQVGNFPPQWTEWNGKYRDVVRDFWRGEPSTIGEFASRIAGSADLYENSGRRPVASINFVTAHDGFTMHDLVSYNDKHNDANGEDNNDGESHNRSWNCGVEGPTEDPEVLSLRARQQRNLIATLLLSQGVPMLLHGDELGRTQQGNNNTYCQDSELTWIDWENADEPLIEFTAAIMRLRSEHPTFRRSRFFDGNPVRTGIEDPLPDLVWLNSDGDEMITDDWNSGFGRSIGVWLNGEGIRGVDDRGEPITDVHFIMFFNANDDEVNFSLPNEEYGPAWTVVIDTGGRNTDEDRCKAGSALTVDAKSIVVLRAHAEEIAEADHSVEASLAGRTVNLAEIGSEA comes from the coding sequence ATGCAGGTTTGGCCGGGTACCCCCTATCCGCTTGGCGCCACGTACGACGGCTCTGGAACGAATTTCACGCTCTTCAGCGAAGCAGCCGAATCGGTGGAGCTCTGCCTGTTCGACGAAGATGGCACCGAGACTCGCATTCCGGTCACCGAGTCTGATGCCTACGTCTGGCATTGCTATCTCCCACAGGTGGAACCCGGCCAGCGCTATGGCTACCGCATTCACGGACCGTACGATCCGAAGCAGGGCCAACGCTGCAACCCCAATAAGCTTCTGCTCGACCCCTATGCGAAGGCCGTCGCCGGCGATATCGACTGGGACCAGGCGATGTACTCCTACGAGTTCGGCTCACCGGAAACCCGCAACGATGCGGACTCCGCCAAGCACATGATGCACGGCGTCGTGATCAACCCGTACTTCGATTGGCAGGGCGATCGCGCCCCGAAGACTCCCTATTATCAGAGCGTCATCTACGAAGCTCACGTCAAGGGCCTGACCGCTCAGCACCCCGAGGTCCCGGAGGAACAGCGCGGAACCTACGCGGGCGTCGCCCACCCGGCAATCATCAGCCACCTGCAGCGTCTCGGCATCACCGCGATCGAACTGATGCCGGTGCACCAGTTCGTACAGGACGACACCTTGCTGCAGAAGGGTCTCTCGAACTACTGGGGCTACAACACGATCGGTTTCTTCGCGCCGCACAACAAGTACGCCGCAACCGGGAATGCCGGTCAGCAGGTTCAGGAATTCAAATCGATGGTTCGAGCCCTGCACAACGCGGGTATCGAAGTCATCCTTGACGTGGTCTACAACCACACGGCAGAGGGCAACCATCTCGGGCCAACGATGTCGTTCCGCGGCATCGATAATGCGCACTACTACCGGCTCGTCGACGACGATCCCGAGCATTACATGGACTACACCGGCACCGGCAACACGCTGAACGTCAGGCAACCGCACTCGCTGCAACTCCTGATGGACTCGCTGCGCTACTGGGTGCTGGAAATGCATGTCGACGGCTTCCGCTTCGACCTTGCCTCCGCGCTGGCTCGCGAGTTCTATGATGTCGACCGGCTTTCGACGTTCTTCGAGCTGGTTCAGCAGGATCCTGTGGTCTCGCAGGTCAAATTGATCGCCGAGCCATGGGATGTCGGCCCCGGCGGCTACCAGGTAGGGAACTTCCCCCCGCAGTGGACCGAATGGAATGGGAAGTACCGCGACGTCGTCCGCGACTTCTGGCGCGGCGAGCCTTCGACGATCGGCGAGTTCGCCTCCCGGATCGCCGGCTCCGCCGACCTGTACGAGAACTCCGGACGCCGCCCCGTCGCCTCGATCAACTTCGTCACGGCTCACGACGGTTTCACCATGCACGACCTGGTGTCTTACAACGACAAGCACAACGACGCCAACGGCGAAGACAATAACGATGGCGAATCACACAACCGGTCGTGGAACTGCGGCGTGGAGGGCCCGACCGAAGACCCTGAGGTGCTCAGCTTGCGGGCCCGTCAGCAGCGCAACCTGATCGCGACCCTGCTGCTTTCCCAGGGCGTGCCCATGCTGCTGCACGGCGATGAACTCGGTCGCACCCAGCAGGGCAACAACAACACCTACTGCCAGGATTCCGAGCTGACCTGGATCGACTGGGAGAACGCCGACGAGCCGCTGATCGAATTCACCGCCGCCATCATGAGATTGCGCAGCGAGCATCCGACGTTCCGGCGCAGCCGTTTCTTCGACGGGAATCCGGTCCGGACCGGCATAGAGGACCCGCTTCCCGATCTGGTCTGGCTCAACTCGGACGGCGATGAGATGATCACCGACGATTGGAACTCCGGGTTCGGTCGATCGATCGGCGTCTGGCTCAATGGCGAAGGCATCCGTGGCGTGGACGACCGCGGCGAGCCGATCACGGACGTGCACTTCATCATGTTCTTCAACGCCAACGATGACGAGGTGAATTTCAGCCTGCCGAATGAGGAGTACGGTCCTGCCTGGACTGTGGTCATCGACACCGGCGGCCGGAACACCGACGAGGATCGCTGTAAGGCCGGTAGCGCGCTCACGGTGGATGCCAAGTCGATCGTAGTCCTGCGGGCACACGCCGAGGAGATCGCCGAGGCCGACCACTCGGTGGAGGCATCGCTGGCAGGCCGCACCGTCAATCTTGCCGAAATCGGCTCCGAAGCATAG